The following proteins are encoded in a genomic region of Dokdonia donghaensis DSW-1:
- a CDS encoding TlpA family protein disulfide reductase, whose amino-acid sequence MGRLLLTLLLTAHITLSAQNSQLFFSDVLDTHLPAYLLQAEGAIRNLEQDKVKVLFDNLVKDKITGSLMDNFTVTKISKKAVALNEYTKPVMLLTYSSWRINCKGEQAALNDLAAQYGDDVSIILLHWGNNKEVKKLAKGYHRNIDVLYVDDSDNKYTQIIKNLKHSLGLPLAYTITSDKTIINIKRRLSNKMAKDEKDAALENYDLYKNLLTELLFKQETLSEAPIVINK is encoded by the coding sequence ATGGGAAGATTATTACTTACACTCCTTCTTACTGCGCACATTACACTATCGGCTCAAAACTCTCAACTGTTTTTTTCTGATGTGCTAGACACGCATCTACCTGCCTATCTTTTACAAGCCGAAGGCGCGATTAGAAATTTAGAACAAGACAAGGTCAAAGTACTTTTTGATAATCTTGTTAAAGATAAAATCACAGGTTCACTAATGGACAATTTTACAGTGACAAAAATTTCTAAAAAAGCGGTAGCACTTAATGAGTATACAAAACCAGTAATGCTACTCACCTACTCTAGCTGGCGTATAAATTGTAAAGGAGAACAAGCGGCTCTTAATGATCTAGCAGCCCAGTATGGAGATGATGTATCTATTATATTACTGCACTGGGGAAACAATAAGGAAGTAAAAAAACTAGCAAAAGGATATCATCGTAATATTGACGTGCTTTATGTAGATGACTCAGATAACAAGTACACACAGATTATTAAAAATCTTAAGCACTCCTTAGGTCTACCTCTTGCTTATACCATCACATCAGACAAGACAATTATTAATATAAAAAGAAGACTCTCAAATAAAATGGCAAAAGATGAAAAAGATGCCGCCCTTGAGAATTATGATCTTTATAAAAACTTACTCACGGAGCTTCTTTTTAAACAAGAAACATTGAGCGAGGCTCCCATCGTGATAAACAAATAA
- a CDS encoding alpha/beta fold hydrolase: MIHVYLMPGMAANPSIFENISLPSASYTTHLLEWQLPEPGESLSQYALRMTQFIKHDDIVLLGVSFGGVLVQEMAKHIKVRKLILVSTVKSKYELPRRMKLSRKLKLYKALPASLIEDVDKLAKYAFGETIKNRVDLYQKYLSMNDRRYMKWAVKEMVCWDQETPTENAIHIHGTADKVFPVKYIDNCIKVQEGTHIMVITRAKWFNEHLPKLIENE, translated from the coding sequence ATGATACACGTGTATTTGATGCCTGGTATGGCTGCAAATCCTTCTATATTTGAAAACATAAGCTTACCGAGTGCTTCTTACACTACGCACTTACTAGAGTGGCAACTGCCAGAACCTGGTGAGTCACTGTCACAGTATGCCCTCCGTATGACACAGTTTATAAAGCACGATGACATTGTGTTGCTAGGTGTGAGTTTTGGTGGAGTGCTCGTACAAGAGATGGCAAAGCATATCAAGGTACGCAAGCTCATACTAGTAAGCACTGTAAAAAGTAAGTATGAATTACCCAGGAGAATGAAGCTTTCGCGAAAGCTAAAACTCTACAAAGCACTTCCAGCCAGTCTTATAGAAGATGTTGATAAACTTGCAAAATATGCCTTTGGAGAAACCATAAAAAACCGCGTAGATTTGTATCAGAAATATCTATCTATGAATGATAGAAGATATATGAAGTGGGCAGTAAAAGAAATGGTGTGCTGGGATCAAGAAACCCCTACAGAAAATGCAATACATATACACGGCACAGCAGATAAAGTATTTCCAGTCAAGTATATAGATAATTGTATAAAGGTTCAAGAGGGAACACATATAATGGTGATAACTCGTGCAAAATGGTTTAATGAACATTTGCCGAAACTCATTGAAAATGAGTAA
- a CDS encoding OstA-like protein, with product MNYKHYILLAGIIFFSAFAKAQEQPSKLIYIESPIERINEEEFPGAILLQKNNNEQVYIEHEGAEMWCDLAFFYKEENFVKAYRNVRLKQGDSVSMRSKYIEYNGKTKFAYAAGDVFLKKDTTTVTTDTMYFNRTTQQAYYRTGGVVTSPNSKITSRVGRYYIEQDKISFISDVVVKNPEYTINSEQLDFYSVPEHAYLYGPTTITSKTSKVYCERGFYDTANDYGYFVKNSRIDYDNRQVYGDSLYFDRNRNFASATNNIKVLDTLNRSLVKGHYAEVYRAKDSVLITQRAVAITVEDNDSVYVHGDKLLLTGKPDNRILRAFKNVKLYKSNMSGKSDSLHSNQRTGLTQMIHKPILWSEESQITGDSIHLKSNTETEKIDSLKVFNNAFIAQKDTISGFNQIKGQKLYGFFDDDNALKQVDIINNAETIMYMREDNGDLTGIDRGKSARIEITFFENTIDEINKIKSPGGNIFPESQFLQEPQTFEGFNWRGDERLLSKEDIFKGEAPFTLTKIQGIPLPEIDEGFFSTPDDGEKPPLSENSDISEGTLQNREENKPQYGTESSDDESTKQRESLIERNEKAAQQRATAPTSIPTKPKVIPVIKKSGNN from the coding sequence ATGAACTACAAGCACTACATCTTACTAGCTGGGATTATATTTTTTTCCGCTTTCGCGAAAGCGCAAGAACAACCCTCAAAGCTCATCTATATAGAATCTCCCATAGAGCGCATTAATGAAGAGGAGTTTCCTGGGGCAATCCTTTTACAGAAAAACAATAATGAACAAGTTTACATAGAGCACGAAGGTGCAGAGATGTGGTGTGATCTTGCCTTTTTTTACAAAGAAGAAAACTTTGTAAAAGCTTACCGAAATGTAAGGCTCAAACAAGGCGACTCTGTCTCTATGCGAAGTAAATACATCGAGTATAATGGTAAAACAAAATTTGCCTATGCCGCTGGCGATGTATTTCTAAAAAAGGATACGACCACCGTCACTACAGATACAATGTATTTTAACCGTACCACTCAGCAGGCATATTACAGAACTGGTGGTGTTGTAACCTCTCCTAATAGTAAGATTACAAGCCGTGTAGGTCGTTATTATATAGAGCAAGATAAAATCTCATTTATAAGTGATGTGGTGGTAAAAAACCCTGAGTATACTATAAACAGTGAGCAACTAGATTTTTATAGTGTACCAGAGCACGCTTATCTATATGGCCCTACCACAATCACAAGTAAGACCTCTAAGGTGTATTGTGAACGTGGGTTTTATGACACCGCAAATGATTATGGGTATTTTGTAAAAAACTCTCGTATAGATTATGATAACAGACAAGTATATGGAGATAGCCTTTATTTTGATAGAAATCGCAATTTTGCAAGCGCTACTAATAATATAAAAGTACTTGACACCCTTAACAGAAGTCTAGTAAAAGGACATTATGCAGAGGTTTATAGAGCAAAAGACTCAGTGCTTATAACCCAAAGAGCCGTTGCTATTACTGTAGAAGATAATGACTCTGTATATGTGCACGGCGATAAACTGCTACTCACAGGCAAGCCAGATAATCGCATACTTAGGGCTTTTAAAAATGTAAAACTCTATAAAAGCAATATGAGTGGTAAGAGCGACTCACTACACAGCAACCAGCGTACGGGACTTACGCAAATGATACATAAACCTATCTTATGGAGTGAAGAAAGCCAGATTACAGGTGATAGCATACACCTCAAAAGCAATACAGAGACAGAAAAAATAGATTCGCTCAAAGTTTTTAATAACGCTTTTATAGCTCAAAAGGATACCATCTCTGGCTTTAACCAGATTAAGGGTCAAAAACTTTATGGTTTTTTTGATGATGACAATGCACTTAAGCAAGTAGATATTATAAACAATGCAGAGACCATAATGTATATGCGTGAAGATAATGGAGATCTCACCGGCATAGATAGAGGTAAATCTGCACGAATTGAGATTACATTTTTTGAGAACACTATAGATGAGATTAATAAAATAAAGAGCCCAGGAGGTAATATATTTCCAGAGTCACAGTTTTTACAAGAGCCACAAACCTTTGAGGGGTTTAACTGGCGAGGTGATGAGCGACTGCTTAGTAAAGAAGATATTTTTAAAGGTGAGGCACCTTTTACACTTACAAAAATACAGGGGATACCCCTTCCAGAAATAGATGAAGGTTTCTTTAGCACACCAGATGATGGTGAGAAACCTCCACTTTCAGAAAACTCAGATATAAGTGAGGGCACGTTACAAAATAGAGAAGAAAATAAACCACAATACGGTACTGAATCTTCTGATGATGAAAGCACAAAACAAAGAGAGTCCTTAATTGAACGTAATGAAAAAGCCGCTCAACAGAGAGCTACTGCACCTACATCAATCCCCACTAAACCAAAAGTAATCCCAGTTATTAAAAAAAGTGGAAATAACTAA
- a CDS encoding lytic transglycosylase domain-containing protein, translating into MMKKIFAGVAIVAVAGLVINSAKAPQEQEEEQVPVKDEKVQTEKLVNDYNVYAIPMPDGLNFAGEEVPVQNPDIKERMDRELLVNTYWQSNALLLFKRAHKYFPIIEPILAEEGVPDDLKYLAVIESGLTQAVSPARATGFWQIMKETGKEYGLEVNSNVDERYHIEKSTRAACQYLKKSKERFGNWTAAAAAYNAGNYGVSRRFEEQNVDDYYDLLLGEETGRYVFRIIALKEILNNPKKYGFNYRTEDLYTAVPTYKVEVDTAVTDFVKFAERFGINYKILKIHNPWLREPKLNNSSRKKYYIDIPKQGAYSLGR; encoded by the coding sequence ATGATGAAGAAAATTTTTGCAGGTGTGGCGATAGTCGCAGTTGCCGGTCTTGTTATAAACTCTGCAAAGGCTCCACAAGAGCAAGAGGAAGAACAAGTACCCGTAAAAGATGAAAAAGTACAAACCGAAAAACTTGTAAACGACTATAACGTATATGCCATCCCTATGCCAGATGGACTCAACTTTGCTGGTGAGGAAGTGCCTGTACAAAATCCAGACATTAAGGAACGTATGGATCGCGAACTTCTGGTAAATACCTACTGGCAGTCTAATGCGTTATTGCTTTTTAAAAGGGCGCATAAATACTTTCCTATCATAGAGCCTATACTTGCAGAAGAGGGCGTGCCAGATGATCTTAAATATCTTGCAGTTATTGAGAGTGGTCTTACACAGGCGGTATCACCTGCCAGAGCCACAGGTTTCTGGCAAATTATGAAAGAAACGGGTAAGGAGTACGGTCTAGAAGTAAACAGCAATGTAGATGAGCGTTACCACATAGAGAAGTCTACAAGGGCGGCTTGCCAGTACTTAAAGAAGTCTAAAGAACGTTTTGGAAACTGGACGGCTGCTGCTGCTGCATATAACGCAGGTAACTATGGTGTCTCACGTCGCTTTGAAGAGCAAAATGTAGATGATTATTATGACCTACTTCTAGGTGAAGAGACTGGGAGATATGTCTTTAGAATTATCGCGCTTAAAGAGATTCTTAATAACCCAAAAAAGTATGGATTTAATTATAGAACAGAAGACTTGTATACCGCTGTGCCTACATACAAGGTAGAAGTTGATACAGCAGTCACAGATTTTGTAAAATTTGCTGAGCGTTTTGGGATTAATTATAAGATTTTAAAAATACATAATCCTTGGTTGAGAGAGCCTAAGCTCAATAACAGCTCAAGAAAGAAATATTATATAGATATACCTAAACAAGGAGCATACTCTTTAGGGAGATAA